GCTACGAAAAACTGATCAAGATGCGCTTTGGCTTGCCGCCCTACAGAGAGCACACGCTTGCTGAAGTCGCGGACGAGTTGGGCGTTTCAACTGGGCGTGTAAGGCAGATGGAAAGCAAGGCATTGATGCAACTGCGTCATCCGTCACGGAGCGCAGAACTAGAGAGACAGATAGGCAAGATCTGAGAGGGCCGCATGGCTGACTCCTGAAGGGGGCGAAGGGGGGAAACGAGATGGCGATCAAGCGAATCTATGTCGGGCGGCTGTCCTGCGGATGCGCAGTGGCGGCAACGATTGACCCGGATGACGTAGCCGAGATGGCGCGGAACGGTTACTCAATCGAGACGGTGGATGCGGAGTACGTCGAGATTTCAGGATGCCAATGCGCAAACACACAATCCACTGTAGCCGTGGAATAAAGGAGTCCGCATGGACGAGAGCGAATACAGCTACAACTCAACGCCTCGCAAGCGAAGATCCGGCATCGTCGGATTATTTTTAATTATTGGGGCGGCGACGGGGGCTTGGTTCTTGTTTTGGCGAGGGTGAATGAAGCGAGTTGACGCCAACCAGGTTGAAATTGTGAAAGCTCTGCGGCAAGTCGGCGCAGAGTGGATTCACACGTCTGAAGCGACGGATTGCGGCTTCGATGGGGTCATACTGTGGCGCGGTCGTTCTCTAATCGCAGAGTGTAAAGACGGCAACAAACCACCATCGCAACGGAAGTTGACCGACAACGAAGAAAAGACCAAAGCAAAGTGCGAGGCGCGGGGAGTCCCGTATCTGATTCTAACGAGTCCGATTCAGGCAGTTGAAACGCTCGCAGAATTTCATTGAGGTGAGAGGGAATGGCTGAAACGAACGTTTCAAAGAGGGCAAAAAGGAACCCATGAAATTAGCAAACACATCAATCCTGCATGAATCCGCTTTGAAAGCCATTGCTCAACTGGAGATAGAAAAAAATAGCTGGAGAGCAACGCCTGAAAGCACAGAACGCCTTGATGCTCGAATTCGGATGATTAAAGAAGGCAAGCCGTTTCGCGGTGAAGGTCAAATTAATTACCTGACGCGGCGTTGTTGGGAATTCACAGAAGCTATTTATGCTTTGCAACTTCAACACGCTGGTGCATCTATACCGAATTATGAAATTGAGGTAGAGCGTCTTAAAAGCCACTTGGAAACCGCTCGTACTTTACTGGGTAAACCCGACATCGAAATTACAGTTGAAAACTATATCGCTGTGGACTTCACCTTGGCTTTTATATCGGTTGCTTAAAGAGAGCTGTGACTTTGAGAACGTTTTTGAAGCGTTAGCGGCGCACGGAATAGAGATTCAAGGGTGAGGTGAGCAATGGCTGAAACGAACGAAAAGATCGTGAGAGCAAAGTCGCTTGGCCTCGGCCCCAAGCTAGAGTCGGTTTTTGGCTGCAAGGAATGCCGCCCTTACCACACGACGCACGGGCCTCGCCATCAGGTCACATGTCCAACTCTAACTGACAGTGAGCGTATGGAGTGGTGGAAGGCCCGATATTACGAGATTGAGCAAACCGTCCGTAAGGACGCAAGTCGCCACACTCAAGCCGCCCTGAAATGGAACGAACGGATCACGTTCTGGCAAGGGAAGTTCGCGGCTGTGAAGCATGAAAACAATAAACTACGGCGCAAGCTACAGCGCGTTGACCCTCTACCACAGGAGAAGCAGGGGTAAAGATGGCTGAAACAGTAACGATACCTGCCTACGTGTTTCGAGAAGGCGTTGAGCCGCCTTACTTTCAAGTGTGGGACAACGACGAATCATCGGACGTTATTCACTCGCGCTGCGCGCAGACTCCTTACGACAGAGAGTTTCCTGTTTACGCTGACGAGATTCAGGAGATGCGTTGCCTTGAAGATATTTATTGCGCGAGGTGTGAACGGCTGATTCTAGTTGCAGTAATTCCGGCGGTAAGCGATGCCGCTGCCCCTTCAGAGGAGAGACAAGCGCGAAAATAGCTCAACCCAAGCCGCGTAAAGTGTTGTAAACTAAAGAGAAACAAGTGATTCAGTGCCAACTTAAATTAAAGCTCACGCCACGCCAAGAGCGGCAGTTGGATCACTGGCTGTGGCATCTGCCTGCTGTTTGGAATTGGGCTATCAAGAAGCTAGAGAACGATGCACGCGGCGGGATTTACCATTCGTCATACGGTCTGAGAAATATAGTTTCAGGACACGGGGCGCGAATCGGCATTCCTGCGCATGTGTTAGCGGCTGTTGTAATGGGTGCGCACGAAGCGCGGAAGCGGCATCTCAAAGGACTCTCACGCAAGCCCCGTCTAAAAGGGCGACGCAATAAATTAAACAGCATTCCATTGTCAGACCCGATGAGGCTTTGGGATCGGCGTCGCGTGGGCCTGTTGGGTGTCGGGCGCGTTCGTTACCACAAGCAAGACATCCCTGAAGGCAAGATTAAATGTGGTCGGATCGTTAAGCGAGCGTCGGGCTGGTATCTCTGCTTATTCATTGACGCAGAGCCGCAAGCGATCCCCGCAACGGGGCATGCGCAGGTTGGCGTTGATTCGGGCTTCACTTCGCTTCTCACTCTTTCAAACGGTGAGAAGGTTACTCACCCGCGAGAGTTAGAGGCTGCCGCGTGGAGGCTCGCACAGGCGCAGCGTGGCGGCAATGGTCGATTGGCAGCGCGGACTCAAGAACGAATCGGAAATCAGCGGAAGGATCGCAACCACAAACTGTCTCGTCGGCTTGTTTCAGAAAATGAATTTATTGCATTTAGCGCGGATCGCCATCGAGCGATAGCGCGGAAGTTTGGTAAGTCTGTGACTTCATCGAGCCACGGTCAGCTTCGATCAATGCTCGCTTACAAGTGCCGTGCAGGCGGTAGCGAGTACGTCGAAGTGCCGAGTAGAAATTCCACCAAGACCTGCTCAACGTGCGGTGCTCTTTCAGGGCCGACCGGATGGGCAGGCTTGAAGGTAAGACAATGGACGTGTGTTCACTGTGGAACCGAACACGATAGGGACGTTAACGCCGCTATCAACACGCTCAATGTCGGGCTTGGAATGAGCCACGAGATGTCCGCGAGGGCAGCCTGAAATCGTCAATTAGCAACACGGCGAAGTTCAAGAGAGACACAAGCAGTCACGTCCGACTACGTAAGAGAGGGGGAGAGACGAAAAGGTGAGCCTAGCGGAAGTTACAGCAAAGATTAAAGGCGTCGCATTGCATCTCGGTCGCGCAGACACGGGCGGCTACTGGTGTCGCACCCGAAGTTCGAACAAGACTCTTCACACTTGGACGCCAGAGAAGGCGACTTGCAAAAAGTGTCTCGCGGCGTATCGCAAACACAGCAGCGGAGCGTAACCCCATGACTAGAGACTCAGCTAAAGATGATCGGGATCGCGGTTTGAGTTACGAGGCTCGCGGGCTGCTTGCGCTTCTGCGTGAGCATGGGCCTTACGGTCTAGGTGGTTCTGACGGCTGCCGTTGCTGCCATTTCAGCAATTACGGTTTCATTATTGACATGTCATGCCACAAGTCGAGTGGCGGCGTTAGCGACAAGTGGCATCGGTGGGGTGTCCTTCGTATCACAGCGGGCCGCATGGAGAACTTGATGGATGATTACAAGGCCATCGCTGAAGAAATATTGTCTCGCATTCGAGAGCCAGAATGGGACGACGAAGAGGGCGATCCTTATTGGTTGGTGCGCTTCTGCGACTGGAAGCACGACGCGGAACAGTTGTGCGTTTATTGCAGCAAGCCTCGCGAGGAGCAACAGGGCTACCTCTGCACAAAATGCTTAAACGGAACGGGATGGAACGATCAAGATAAACTCGCGGATACTTACGACTACCGACGAATCAAACTCGCGCCCGCCGCTGCTTTATCCGCTACTAAGGATTCAGGGAGTTAAGAGAAGGAGAACTGATGGCTAAGTTTAGAAAGAAGCCAGTTGTCATTGATGCGATCCAGTTTGTCGGTGTGTTCGACCAGATCGATACGTGGCTGGACGGGATGGGCTACCAAGAAGACGAAGACCCGTCAATGTGGCCGAACGAAGACGGCTCAATCACAATTTGCACCCTTGAAGGCGAGATGAAGTGTAGCCCCGGCGATTGGATTATACGCGGCGTCGCAGGTGAGTTTTATCCATGCAAACCGCAGATATTCGCGGCTACATATGATCCGGTGGTGAGTTGAGAAACGAAAAGGGCGCTGGGATTTGCCGATCACCAAACGCCCCCGAGCTAAGAAGGTTAGACCCTATCTGAGAGTGCCAAGGTCATTCAATCACAGATAGGAGACTTAAAAATGAGCAGTGCCAAACTTGCGATAGTGCCCGATCCATCCCCGTTGCCCGTTCGTGTTGAGGACGGGTTTTCTCAGATCTTCGGGGCAATAGATAAACTGGAAAACCTGGAATCTGTCGCGGCTGAACTCGCGCCTGACGCCACAGACAAACAGTTGATCGACGGCCGAGTTTACGCTACCCAACTTGGCAAGACCGCTTGGAAGATTGTCGTTATTTTCGACGCGGAAATCTGGAAGCGCACCGAGCGGCTAGTTGGCGGGCGCGGCGCGAAGGACGTTGACGAAAAAGGGATAATGAAGGCCGTTGATAAACAAGCGCATGAATTGGGTTGCGGCGCGAGCACGATCTATGCCAATGCGCGAATATTTAAGACCTTCAAAACCACTCTGACCACTCAGAATACTTTAGAGGACAAGGGCTTTTACCAAGCCGCGTTGGCCGCAAAAGATCCGCGCGCCGCCATTGAACACTTCACCAAGCAGCGGAGTGAAAACCCTTTTTATCGGCCGGCGGACGCTTGGCGATATGTCAACGCAACAAAGAAGCCGTGCGCGCCTCGAGTACAACGAGGCCCCGCGCTGCAAAAGATTCACGATAAAGCCGTGCGTGAAGAGTTAGACGCCAAGATTGCGCTGGTACGTGAGTGGCCCATGTCTACGGTTGACCCTCTCTTGGCTACCGTCTATCGCAGGGCTATCGAAATGTTCGAGTGGCAGCGAGATCGCGATATTGAAAAAGACTGCGCCGCGATAATGAAAATCTTTGCGGGAGATGAAGGGACTGAGGCGCCAGATCGAGCCAGTGATGATTACATTTCGGTGTGGTTGCACAGCCACGGATTTGTCATGTCCGAAGATGAGATCGGGCAAGGTGGCTGCGCTCCGAGATGCACAATCAAGCACGATGAAGATAAGCACATTGAGCCGAGCGGACGATTGGGGCTAATGGTCAGGTTAAAGATGCTGACGGTTGAGACGCGAGAGGAAAGCAGAGGCCCGACGCAGAGAGGTGTGATCACTTCCGTATACGGCGGACAGAATCACTACATGGAAATGCTGGACGGAGTTTCGATCTTAAAGACGTTGGCAGAGAGAAACGCGGCGATTCATGTCGATTGGCTGGAAAGACTTGAGCGTTACGCTCCGGAATTACTGCCTAAGAAAGACGACAAAGCCAAGGCAGCGTAAAGCAACCAAAGGTCTAAGATGAACTTTCAACTTTTCAAAAAGAGGAGAGGAAGGGCAGGATCGAACAGTCAACAACTTAAAAGATCGAAGCACGGGGCGGTTTATCGGGTCGGGACCGAGCCGCCCCTTTTTAATTGTGGGATTTCAGAACTAGCCAGCCTTAACGACTTTGATAAGGCTGTTGGGGTTGTTTATGAGGTGAAAGAGATGAAAGACGAACAAGTTATTAGTGTAGGCACTCGTTGTAATGAATGCGATAAGCCAATAGCGCTCTGGGATCCGACGCCGCCCGGCGAGTTTCTTATTCGCGTGGGCTATCTTCCCTGTGGAGAATGTTTCCCCGGCGTGGATCCGAAAGACTGGCGCAAGTACTGCGTTCAGCGGTAAAACGGATCGGCAGCGCGTCTCGTTTGGGTGTATAATTCTCTTGCTCGTTGGGCCTGTCTTTAGTGGCAGCAAACTTGACTTGCTTGGCGGCTGACAGTGCTTTGCTCCATAAGCAGGGCCATCGGGAAACCGAGTCGGTCGCCCCTTACTTTACGGGCCAATAGCTCAGACGGATAGAGCGCCAGTTTTCTAAACCGGATGTCGCAGGTTCGATTCCTGCTTGGCCCTAATTCCATCGTGGAGCATGGTGCTCGTGCCTTGCGCGATAACGCGGGCCGCTCGATGCGGATGTAAGCTGGGCGCTACTCCGTGAAAGCCGGAGACACGAAACGCCCGCGAGGGCGGAGCAAAGCGTGAGGCTTCGTGCAGTCAGAACGAAGTGCTCGGCGGAATTTCGTTACAGTCCTTCGACAAGGCAAGAGCTAGCCGCTAAACACGCGATAACAAAGGCCGCTTGGGAAAACTCAGGCGGCTTTTGCTTTGCCCCCGCAAAATAAACCCAGCCCTAAGCCTAGTATCAAAGGCATGGGTCTGCCTGCAAACCAACCCGACGAGCGACGGATCCGGCTACTTCAAGAGAAGCTGAGTATTCGCATCACGGGAGTATTCGACGCCGACACGATCCACGCTCTCCGCGAATTCCAAGCACATCACGGATTAAACGTAACTGGCGAAGCGAACGAAGAGACTAATGCGCTTCTCTTTTCTGCTTCTGAGGATGCAGAGACGTGGATGAACTTTAGGGAGCACGAATAATGGAAGCTTTCAAACAAATGCTGGGCGAGTTAGCAACGTCCAAGAAGTTTATGGCGATGATTGTCGGTGTGATCGTTGCCGCCGGGGCGAAGTACGGCCTCGACCTGGACCCAGCAATGGTTAACGGAATTCTCGCCTTGTTCGTTGCCTACATCCTCGGGCAAGGGCTTCAGGGTTTCAACAAAGACGCCGCAAGGATTGCCGCGGTGTCGGCAGCATCATTAAGCGAGCCGAGCACGCCGAAGGCAGATAAGGCCGTCGCTGCAATGTCTGAAAGCGTGGCCGCAAAGGAGTAACTATGAAATTTCTCAACGCAGTCTACAAGAAAGACGACGAGTACACCGACCTAAGCGGACGCGTGTTCCTTACGGCCAAGTGGTACGACGCTGAAGATATTCAGGTGGGGACTGAGATTACCCCAAAGGAGAGAGCATGAATCGAATCAAACGGAAAATCGCAGCACTCGCATTAGCGTCGGTGCTCATCGTTCAAACGGCCTGCGGAGGGAATGTTCTCACAACTGTACGCCTTGCTTTGGCGTCCTCTGGGCCTCTGGTTAATTCCCTGGTTGCCGCCGGCGTGCTGAAGCAGGAGCAGGCTGGCCCCATCATTACTGACTTTACAGACGGGTCTAACGTCGCTCTAACACTCCAAACGGACTTCAAGGCTTGCGCGAAAGATCGGCCTTGCAAGCTGCGAGCGGCACAAAAGGCGGAGACGGGCTTCCGCGCCATTATCAACCGGCAGCACTTCGCCGCAAATCCGCGTGTGCAGCAAATTGCCGACATTGCATCGGGAATTCTCTCGTCACTGGTGATCTTCTACGGCGGCACGTCACCTAATGCAACAGTGATGGTCGCAATGGACGCAGGCCCACCGCTCACTGACGATCAGATTGAAGCTCGGGTAAAACCCGACGCGGACAAGCTGAAACAGCTAATGAAGATGGATAAGTGAAGCGTCCATGACAACGCAGCCATGCCATCGTTGTAGCGGTAGACGAGGCTTTCGTAATGGAGGCCGATGGTTCATTTGTGGCGCGTGTCATGGATCCGGTGTCCATATTATTTCAGAGTATCCGCCGGAGTTTTACGGCGGAGGGACAAGCAAGCGCGCATCACCGCGATGACCTGTATTCAGCGCATTAGATTGTTTTTCCTAGAGATACGCGGGGCTTACGGGACCGCAGGCCAGAGTATTGACGCTCTGGGAGATTTGTTATCTGGGAAGTGGTTGAGGTAGGACGTGAGATGAATGTTGGTTTTATTCCAACCTGTCGATTGGTCCGCAGTGGGGAAGACGTGGGGGCCGTTGGGGATAATCTTTGTCGCTGCCCTGATTTTGCTATTCGGCATTGCGCGGTTTCTAAAGACGTACCTGGAGCGGAAAGACGCAGACGCGGCGAAGCTAGTAGCGGATGCGATTATTGACGCTCGAAGCGAGCGGGATGTAACCCGGTTGTTAATCAAGGAACAAGCGGCTGAGTTCGTGGCGCATATCAAAGAAGAAAATCAGCAGTTCAGAGACTCCCTAAAAGATGTTGTGGCGGCATTTGAACGTGAGAGTACGAGGCGTAAAAGATGAAGATTACCCGACCGTCAAGCTTCTGGCGATACCTGATTTCAATATCGATCGTATCGCTCTCGCTGGCGGCGTTCTTTTTCGCCCTGATCGTATTGGCTGGGGTTTCTACTCGGCAGGTTGCCGCGTGGACGTTTGTAGCCATCTGGTTTGTGCATTTACTTGTTGGGGCCGGAGCTGGCTACGCCGCATGGAGGTTGTGGCCGAACAGAGAGAACGCCTTCGTCAAGCTCACGATGGTGCATTTGCATGCTGCCATTGTTGATGCCATCGGAGGGGTTGTACTGATTTTTCTGGCGACTAACGTCAGGTTTACATGGAAGTTTTCGTTGGGGTTTTTTGCTTTTGCGCTTGCGCGGGACATAGTACGAATGCCGTTGATTCTTTACATTATTCGCGGCCCGAAGCATACCCCAGAAGACACTGCGGATCGCAGCGGAGAACAGCATCCCGACTTCTGGCGGGAAGAGTTTCGAAAAGCGATTCGCGACACAGTTAAGCCCGATCTGTTGAATGATTAAGTTTTGATTCGGTAGAGGCGCGACGCCTCCGGTAAAGGGAAGATGAAAGGTTTTGTATTGACGGTTGATAGCGAAGGTCGGCTGAGGCTGTGGAAATGCGCGGTTGAAGGTCGCTATCTGCTCAACGACGAATTCTTTATTCCTAAGACGAGCCGGGGCGAGCCCGCAAGCCCGCCCCAACTGCAACGCACCAGCCCAAGTGATGAGCCCAAGCTGGCGCGCGCGGCGAGACATTAACAAACCCGCATTCGGGAGAGCAAATTATGAGAACCGACAGAGACGAAAAAGATCCGAAGGACAAAGACAAAGATAAAGATAAGCCCGATGTTCAGCCGTTGGATGGCGAGCCGCCTCCGCCCCCACCGCCGCCAGGGGGAGGGTCCACCGAGGGACCCGGCGGCCCGAAGTAGATCATGGCACCGTTAGCAGCAGTGAAGCCCAAGGCTCGCATTGTGTGGCGGGTGGGGATGCATTCGCCTGGATTGCAGACCTACCGTCTGTGGGCTAGATGGCTCATCAGGTTCGTGTATTTCGTGACGGGCTACCAAGTTACGGCGCACGACATTGGGGTAGCCGACAGCGAGGAAGAGGCGCGATCGTGGCTACTGGATAAGAACTACTTTGCGAAGCCTGTTTACCTTGGCGTCCCGCTGGGGAAAGAAGGGCAAGGGCCAGGTACGGTGATTTGGGGAGATGCAAAAGTTAACGATCTCTACGCAAAGCACTCCCCTGATTTAGTGACGCTGACAAGAGATCAATTTGAAGCATTAGGAGGCGCAGTGGAGGGGGTATGTCGCACTGCGCACGCGCGATGAGAGATGCAATCCCTACCCACGATCCCTCAGAGTTGGACGGGCCTAGCTTGGTTTGTCATAGCAAATATCGTTACAAGCGGGTCGGTGGGGTTAATTGTTTTAGCGGTTATCAAAGGAGTTCTGAATCGGAAGAAGCCGCAAGTAGTCGCGGCCGAGATTCACGAATCGCAAGCTCGAGCAGCGCGTGATTTAGCAGATGCAAAGAGGACAGAATTACAGTCAAACATTTCGGCTGGCGATGCCGTAGTGAGATGGATTCAACGGATGGAGTTCGCGCAGATTGCGAGCGAGAAACTCCACGAAGAGATTGAGCGGCTGCAGAACGAAAACGACGCGTACGAGCGGCAGATTCAATGGGCCAAAGGGATCTTTAAGATGAAGGGTATTCAGTGGGAAGACCACGAATAATTTCCAAGGCTTGAGAAGAAGTATCAATGAGGTGTTCGCTTTGTCCACGAAAGATCGATCCAACCAAGGACGACTTTGAAGAGACAGCATCGTGTGAGTTTGCTCATTCTGAGTGTGTTGAAGAGAAGGAAGAAAAGGAACGCGGTGAAGTCGAAGTTGACACTTAAGCAGCGAGCGTTTTGCCTGGCTTATGCCGGCGAGGCGAACGGGAACGCGACTGAAGCGGCGCGGATAGCGGGCTACAAAGGCGATGATGCGACCCTTAGCGTCACCGGGTTTCGGATGCTAAGAAAAGCTAATATTGAGGCCGCGATTGGTGAATTGAGGCGCGACGCTGAAAAGAAGGCCAGCGGAAAGATCCTTAGTGCGACGGAAACGCTTGTTGGCCTAACCAGGATTGCGCTTGCCGATATTGCGGAAGTGTTTGAGCCTGACGGCAGTTTTGATCTTCAGAAAGCGAAGGCTCGTAATGTTTCGCGGCTCATCAAGAGCATCAGTTTCGATAAAGACACTGGCCGAATGACCAAGATTGAACTGCATAACGCTCATGGTGCTCATGTTGATCTCGGCAAGTATCACGGGCTATTCCCCACAAAGATCGTTATCACCCCGGAAGACGCCGATCGACTTGCTGATGAAGCCGCAAAACGTTATGGACTTCCCTTGCCTGAGACGTTTGGCGGTGAACCTCTGGCGAAGTCGGAAATGTGAGTATCCCGCCCGTGAGCATATGGCACTTTCATTAGCAAAATGAATGATTCCGCAAATCCAACTCGGCCCCGATCCTAATCAATGGCCTGAACCAATAAGAGATCGGTATTTCCAACGGCTAAGACAGCAGCGCCCCACCGAGTCGGTTCTATCTGACTACCAACAGAAGCCCCAAGCCTATGCGCGTGAAATCTTGGGAGTTCGTCTCACGCCTGACCAAGACGAGATGTTGCAAAGCATCCTCGATAATCGCTATACGGTTGTTAAGGCTTCCCACGCGGTCGGTAAGACGTTCACGGCGGCCGTTGCCGAATCGTGGTGGTTTGATTGCTGGTCAAAGCATATTGGCTACATCACTGCTCCAACATGGGAGCAGTCATTCGGCCTTACTTTCAAGCAATTAAAGTCTCTACGGCGCAGCAAGAGCTTGCCAGGGCTAATCCTCGAACGAATCATCCGAGACGCAGATAAGAACCGTGAAGGCGATCATTATGTTCGAGCACTGAATGCGGAAAAGGGCGAGGGTTTTCAGGGTGAACACTCCGCGCCGATCCTAATTGTTATCGAGGAGGGTGTTGGGGTTCCAAAGTACATCTGGGATGCCATTGGCGGACTGATGACAAATCCGCTGTGCCGAGTTTTTGCGATCGGGAATCCCACTGATGAGGCTACCGAATTTGGTATCGCGTGCGAGTCCAGCCTGTATCACACAATGAGTATTTCAGCTCTGAACCATCCGAATATCAAAGCTGAATTGAGCTGTGAATCGCCTCCATTCCCTGATGCTGTAAGACTTCTCTGGCTTTATGAAATGCTTGAGAAGGAATGCGAACAGACCGAGAAAATAGTCGAGGATGCCTTTGAGTTTGTTTCGCTACCTGAGATTAAGAAAGCACTCTCAGGGCAGCCGGCGGATCTCAGTCAGAAGATGGTTTACATGCCGACTGCCTACTTTCAGGGGCGGGTGTTAGGTGAGTTTCCAACTCAGGCAGATCAACAAGTGATTCCGAAGGCTTGGCTAAAGTTTCAGCCTTTACTTGAACCGATCAACCAGGACGAGCCTGAGATCGGGTGCGACATAGCCAGATTCGGTGATGATCGAACCACGATATTTACGCGGCGCGGTCCGTGCGTCTATGCCGCCAGAGAGTTGCGCAAGATGGACAATCTAGAAGTTGAGTCCGCGTTGCGAGATGCGGCACGACAAGCCCCCGTCCTCACCCAAAGTTCTATTGAGCCAAAGCGGATTAGAATCAAAATCGACGTTACGGGTGGTTTGGGCACAGGACCATACGATCACTTACTCGCAGAAGGTTACTCAGTTGTCGCAATTAACAGTTCCACCAAGGCAAACAACCAAGAACTCTACCGGAATAAACGTTCGGAGTTGTGGTTTGACTCGCGCGACAGAGCAAAGGAAAAACGTCTCGACCTGTCGAGGTTAAAGAAAGAGATCCGCGGAAGGTTAGAAAAAGAGTTAGCTGCCCCTAAGTATAAATCACCAGGGCAAAAAATTGTTGAGGACAAGGCGTTGATGAAAAAACGATTGGGCTACTCCCCTGATTTGGCTGACGGGCTTAACTTAGCGTTTGCGCCCGACGCTGCGGGCGTGGTTGAAGAACTTGACGAAAGCCTGGCTTATGCCATTTCAGATTACCGAGGACGTTAGAGTGTGGCGAGTATTTGGAATAGACTCATGGCGGCAGTAGCAGCATTCCGGGACCCTCAAGGCTTTCCAGGTGACATTAGCCGCTCGACGGTTGATCGCGCCCGGCTTCAGATGCTTTGGCACTGCTACCAGAACACTCAATTTGACGATCTGACAGTTTGGCAGAGCTACCGTGAGAAGTTTCAGTTATATCGAAACATCCGCCCTATCTACAACCCAACCCGCCGACTTGTTAATTTCTACGTTGACCATGTTTACCCTGGAGCGTTAAGCGAGGACGCCTCGCAACTGCCTGATGGTGTTCAACTAGCCATTCCGTTGTCCGACGACACAGACGAGAACTTGAAGATAGCGATTGCCCAATTCTGGCAATGGTCGAACTGGCAATCGGAAAACAAGAAAATGGTTTTGTTTGGAGGCTCAACAGGCTCATGTCTAGTCGAAGTTGTGGACAATGTGGAAAAAGGAAAAGTCTCCGCAGTGGTGCGGTGGCCAGGACGGTTGGCTGACAAAGCTAAAGACGAGTCCCCGAGCCTCGTCTTAGACTCATCGGGCAACGTCAAGTTTTATGCGTTGGAATACGACGCCTTGGACGCTACTGGGAAGACGGTTAAGTATCGCAAAGAGGTTAGCCAGGAATCGTTTCGCTACTACAAAGACGACACACTGGATGAAGAGGTAGAGAACTTTTACGGCTTTGTCCCGGCGGTGTGGTGTAAGCATTTGGACGAAGGGGATGACTTTGGCAGTCCCGCGATCGCTGGAAGTCTGGGCAAGATTGACGAGCTGAACGGCTTGGTTTCCCACGACCATGACAACGTGGACATCTTGATCGATTCACCCGGAATTATTACCACGAGTGGAAACATCGGGAATATTGCTTCCGACTCAGCCAACCTTAAAACCTCTCGTGCAGATGAATACAGTGCCCTGTCTGCGGCAAAAGAAAAACCAACAAAGAGGCTGTTACTTAAGGGGCCGGAGGGGACGCAGTGGGTTCCGCTAACCGGCAACCTAGACCCTGACAAGGTGGTTCCTTTAATTGATCGGCTTCTCACTGAAATTGAACACGACTTTCCTGAACTCTCGATGTATCAAAAACTGAGAGAGATGAGCGAAGTTACAGGTCCCGGTGCGGCAAGGTTAATGGGCGATGTTGGGAAGCGAGTATTGCGCGTTTCCAGTAACTACGATCAGCAGTCAATAAAACTCTTCCAAATGGCTTGTGCTATTGGGGGGTTC
The nucleotide sequence above comes from Pyrinomonadaceae bacterium. Encoded proteins:
- a CDS encoding terminase small subunit; translated protein: MKSKLTLKQRAFCLAYAGEANGNATEAARIAGYKGDDATLSVTGFRMLRKANIEAAIGELRRDAEKKASGKILSATETLVGLTRIALADIAEVFEPDGSFDLQKAKARNVSRLIKSISFDKDTGRMTKIELHNAHGAHVDLGKYHGLFPTKIVITPEDADRLADEAAKRYGLPLPETFGGEPLAKSEM